A window from Desulfuromonas acetoxidans DSM 684 encodes these proteins:
- a CDS encoding HD-GYP domain-containing protein codes for MTKNELTIDLRQMILAIETAVSFVGMNDVNHGKRVGYIASQLGHHLGFSDEDIQFAFELGLLHDCGVSTEQMHSNLVNHFDWEDAHIHCEIGYNLLKNFAPLAAYAKPILYHHTPWQQLVETNVTRRDGRMANLIFLSDRVDVLASSHYKNDILVARDEIARSINTYGGSYFDLTLVDAFNAMEKSEAFWIALEDRHVTRYVWNMGQIKSNTPLTLEQLRQLSLIMAYIVDQKSPFTAEHSLLVASLASYIAKSYGLSSAQCEKIEVAGLLHDLGKLHTPDHILGKPAPLTTIERSIMNQHSYETYEILRHINGLGEIAEWAAYHHEGINGGGYPFHPSATKLSTEARIIAVADIFQAVVQDRPYRDGMTLNEAIKIIEEMARCGKLDEEVVALVKQHAVACFRIASGEDQDERLSYRGMFPEGMGNKSLD; via the coding sequence ATGACAAAAAACGAACTGACTATTGATCTACGCCAGATGATTCTGGCCATTGAAACCGCCGTCTCGTTCGTCGGCATGAACGACGTCAACCACGGCAAACGCGTCGGCTACATCGCCAGTCAACTCGGTCACCATCTTGGTTTCAGCGACGAAGATATTCAATTTGCCTTCGAGCTCGGACTGCTTCATGACTGCGGGGTCTCCACCGAACAGATGCATTCCAACCTGGTCAACCATTTTGACTGGGAAGACGCTCACATCCATTGTGAGATCGGCTACAATCTGCTGAAAAATTTCGCCCCCCTAGCCGCCTATGCCAAGCCGATCCTCTACCACCACACACCCTGGCAGCAACTGGTTGAAACCAATGTGACCCGGCGTGATGGTCGAATGGCGAACCTGATTTTTTTAAGTGACCGTGTCGATGTTCTGGCGTCCTCGCATTACAAAAACGATATCCTCGTCGCCCGCGACGAGATTGCCCGCTCCATCAACACCTATGGTGGCAGCTATTTTGATCTGACTCTGGTCGATGCGTTTAACGCCATGGAAAAATCCGAAGCATTCTGGATCGCTCTGGAAGATCGTCATGTCACGCGTTATGTATGGAATATGGGCCAGATAAAGAGCAACACACCGCTGACACTGGAGCAGTTGCGCCAGCTCTCTCTGATCATGGCCTATATTGTCGACCAGAAAAGCCCGTTCACCGCCGAGCATTCTCTGCTGGTTGCCAGCCTCGCTTCCTATATTGCCAAAAGTTACGGCCTGTCATCGGCGCAATGTGAAAAGATCGAGGTTGCCGGATTACTTCACGATCTCGGCAAGCTGCACACGCCGGATCACATTCTCGGTAAACCTGCCCCACTCACCACCATAGAGCGCTCCATCATGAATCAACACAGTTATGAAACCTATGAAATTCTTCGCCACATTAACGGGCTGGGAGAGATCGCCGAATGGGCGGCCTATCATCATGAAGGGATTAACGGGGGAGGCTATCCCTTTCATCCCTCCGCCACCAAGCTCAGCACCGAAGCACGCATTATCGCTGTGGCGGATATTTTTCAGGCTGTAGTCCAGGACCGTCCCTACCGTGACGGCATGACCTTGAATGAAGCCATAAAAATCATCGAAGAGATGGCGCGATGCGGCAAGCTGGATGAGGAGGTTGTGGCGCTGGTCAAACAACACGCGGTGGCGTGTTTTCGTATTGCTTCGGGAGAGGATCAGGATGAACGGTTGAGTTATCGCGGGATGTTTCCTGAAGGGATGGGCAACAAGTCTCTTGATTGA
- a CDS encoding alpha/beta fold hydrolase translates to MSRLWFNRFMFITTLILVSSLILSCTPATRIPLPLLTYTQPQQNPNLLVILRGIGGSAEDFERLGAIAAVRQRNLPFDVVVPDAHFGYYKKQTLVDRLYEDVIQPARQQGYQHIWLAGFSMGGLGSLIYVREHPEDIDGILLITPFLGWDGIIHEIKDAGGVSVWQPGTFDPADDWQRMVWSWIKEYQHALPLGPPSPPIYLGYGQDDSIADEGPPLLATVLPPCNSFHIPGGHDYEVMLTIFRRHLDTLRDQFPVDTP, encoded by the coding sequence ATGTCACGACTCTGGTTCAACCGGTTCATGTTCATCACAACGCTGATCTTGGTGAGCAGCCTCATTCTCAGTTGCACTCCGGCAACGCGCATCCCGTTGCCGCTACTAACCTATACACAGCCCCAGCAGAACCCCAACCTGCTCGTTATCCTGCGCGGCATTGGCGGTTCTGCTGAAGATTTTGAACGCCTTGGCGCCATCGCTGCAGTTCGTCAGCGCAATTTGCCGTTTGACGTCGTTGTTCCCGATGCCCATTTCGGCTATTACAAAAAACAAACCCTTGTTGACCGTCTCTATGAGGATGTCATCCAACCGGCACGCCAGCAGGGCTATCAACATATCTGGCTGGCGGGTTTTTCAATGGGGGGACTCGGCAGCCTGATCTATGTGCGCGAGCACCCTGAAGATATCGACGGTATTCTACTCATCACACCGTTTCTCGGTTGGGACGGCATCATTCACGAAATCAAAGATGCCGGTGGGGTCTCCGTCTGGCAGCCCGGAACCTTTGACCCGGCTGACGACTGGCAACGCATGGTGTGGAGCTGGATCAAGGAGTATCAGCACGCACTCCCTCTCGGTCCACCATCGCCCCCTATTTATCTGGGCTATGGGCAAGATGACAGCATCGCCGATGAAGGCCCACCTCTGCTGGCCACAGTGCTGCCACCCTGTAACAGCTTTCATATCCCCGGCGGGCATGACTATGAGGTAATGCTGACTATCTTTCGCCGCCATCTTGATACCCTCAGGGATCAGTTCCCGGTTGACACTCCCTGA
- a CDS encoding SDR family NAD(P)-dependent oxidoreductase, whose protein sequence is MTSMGQQRWVVVTGASSGIGRDIALTLYQYDYRVIATARRDEDLEELRRLGLTTCALELADSASVDRAINTILSLCDNALYALINNAAYGQPGAVEDLSRDSLEQQFAVNLFGTHQLTVGLLPALKQGAEGRLVTISSVLGLVAFPWQGAYNASKFALEGLTDTLRLELYDSPVKVSLIEPGPIRSRFRQNALEAFQQDINWQDSDHANDYRRVTNYYAASDHPTPFTGSPALVTKRVLHALSSPRPQPRYYVTVPTYVLATCRRLLPWRWLDRLLVKLGAMR, encoded by the coding sequence ATGACCAGCATGGGACAGCAACGCTGGGTCGTTGTCACCGGCGCTTCCAGCGGTATCGGCCGGGATATCGCCCTGACCCTGTATCAATACGACTACCGTGTGATCGCCACCGCCCGCCGCGACGAAGACCTTGAGGAACTGCGCCGCCTCGGTCTGACCACCTGTGCTCTGGAACTGGCGGATAGCGCCAGCGTTGACCGAGCTATCAACACCATCCTGTCGTTGTGCGATAACGCCCTCTACGCCCTGATCAATAACGCCGCCTACGGCCAGCCCGGCGCGGTCGAAGACCTTTCCCGCGACAGCCTTGAACAACAGTTTGCCGTCAACCTGTTCGGCACCCACCAGCTGACCGTCGGCTTGCTTCCCGCATTGAAACAGGGAGCGGAAGGACGGTTGGTCACTATCAGCTCGGTGCTCGGTTTGGTCGCCTTCCCATGGCAAGGCGCTTACAACGCCAGCAAGTTCGCCCTCGAAGGACTGACCGACACCTTGCGTTTGGAACTTTACGATTCCCCGGTTAAAGTCAGCCTGATCGAACCGGGACCGATCCGCAGCCGCTTTCGCCAGAATGCACTGGAAGCCTTTCAGCAGGATATCAACTGGCAGGACAGTGATCATGCCAACGACTACCGGCGTGTAACCAACTATTATGCCGCCAGTGACCACCCGACCCCGTTTACCGGATCACCGGCACTGGTCACCAAGCGGGTGCTTCATGCCCTGAGCAGCCCGCGCCCGCAACCACGCTACTATGTCACTGTGCCGACCTATGTTCTGGCAACGTGCCGACGTCTACTGCCATGGCGATGGCTGGATCGACTGCTGGTTAAGCTGGGCGCCATGCGATAA
- the pap gene encoding polyphosphate:AMP phosphotransferase, whose product MFESVELGQQVDKQEYKEAIAQLRTQLITAQIACQKAPGPIILLISGMDGAGKGELVNALGDMLDMRNVVIQTFWDTSDEEQQRPDHWRFWRAMPKRGQIGIFFGAWYTDPMRRYVEGQADEIALEHDMRRIVRLEKMLADDHAVILKFWFHLSAETQKQKHQKLKKKHKESPEMIKRAMWHFDHYSRIRDAAEQSIRHTDRAQARWYLIDASHKRHRHLRVFTILNKALQICTEQNHSPLVADDVIMDVDTAPVLNSVNLNHTLEPDSYHDQLKEYQSRLHRLIWLAYKKRLSTILLFEGWDAAGKGGSIRRVANAMDPRLVQQISIGSPTDEEKDHHYLWRFWRHLPRAGMVTIYDRSWYGRTLVERVEGFAHPAEWHRAYEEINEFEQQLIQAPTLLLKFWLHIDQDEQLRRFKEREVTPWKQHKITDDDWRNREKWADYERAINETVSRTSTREAPWQLIAANDKKFARIAVLRHTVEQLERLLNEVKK is encoded by the coding sequence ATGTTTGAATCTGTCGAACTCGGCCAACAGGTCGACAAGCAGGAGTACAAAGAAGCCATCGCCCAACTACGTACCCAGCTGATCACCGCCCAGATCGCCTGTCAAAAGGCCCCAGGACCGATCATTCTTCTAATCTCCGGAATGGATGGTGCCGGTAAAGGTGAGCTGGTCAATGCTCTAGGTGACATGCTTGACATGCGCAATGTGGTGATCCAGACCTTTTGGGACACCAGCGACGAAGAACAGCAGCGTCCCGATCATTGGCGGTTCTGGCGGGCGATGCCCAAGCGGGGCCAGATCGGCATCTTTTTCGGTGCCTGGTACACCGATCCCATGCGTCGCTATGTTGAAGGCCAGGCCGATGAAATCGCCCTGGAACACGACATGCGCCGCATTGTCCGCCTGGAGAAGATGCTCGCCGACGACCATGCGGTCATCCTTAAATTCTGGTTTCATCTCAGTGCGGAAACGCAGAAACAAAAACATCAGAAACTGAAGAAAAAGCACAAAGAATCGCCGGAGATGATCAAGCGCGCCATGTGGCATTTTGACCATTACTCACGCATCCGCGATGCTGCAGAGCAATCGATCCGCCACACGGATCGTGCCCAGGCCCGCTGGTACCTGATCGACGCCAGCCATAAACGCCACCGCCATCTGCGCGTGTTCACCATTCTCAACAAGGCCCTGCAGATCTGTACCGAACAAAACCACAGCCCGCTGGTCGCCGATGATGTGATCATGGATGTGGATACTGCACCCGTACTCAACAGCGTCAATCTCAACCACACGCTGGAACCCGACTCTTACCACGATCAGCTCAAAGAGTATCAGAGCCGATTACATCGTCTTATCTGGCTGGCGTACAAGAAACGGTTATCGACCATCCTGCTGTTTGAAGGCTGGGATGCCGCCGGTAAAGGCGGCAGCATCCGGCGGGTTGCCAACGCCATGGACCCGCGACTTGTGCAACAGATCTCCATCGGCTCGCCCACCGATGAAGAGAAAGACCACCATTACCTGTGGCGTTTCTGGCGGCACCTGCCGCGCGCCGGCATGGTGACCATTTATGATCGCAGCTGGTACGGACGCACCCTGGTGGAACGGGTAGAAGGTTTTGCCCACCCTGCCGAATGGCATCGTGCCTACGAGGAGATCAATGAGTTTGAGCAGCAACTGATCCAGGCTCCCACTCTGCTGCTCAAGTTTTGGCTACACATTGATCAGGACGAGCAATTGCGTCGCTTCAAAGAGCGGGAGGTCACACCGTGGAAGCAACACAAGATCACCGACGATGATTGGCGCAATCGTGAAAAATGGGCTGATTACGAACGGGCCATCAATGAAACGGTCAGTCGCACCAGCACCCGCGAGGCCCCCTGGCAACTGATTGCAGCCAACGACAAAAAATTTGCCCGTATTGCTGTTTTGCGGCATACGGTCGAGCAGCTCGAACGACTGCTCAATGAGGTGAAAAAATGA
- a CDS encoding phosphomannomutase/phosphoglucomutase: MELTCFKAYDIRGRLPDELNEDIAYRIGRAYAEFLNPQKVIVGRDVRLSSTSLCAALAKGLTEAGVDVFDIGLCGTEEVYFATFSQNMDGGIMVTASHNPMDFNGMKLVREQSKPISSDTGLKEIQAMVAANRFVEPQRQGTIQALDVTQEYVDHLLGYIDVTALKPLKVVVNAGNGCAGPTIDRLEKYLPFEFIKIYHEPDGHFPNGIPNPILPENRAATVDALKTHKADVGIAWDGDFDRCFFFDETGRFIEGYYLVGLLGLALLQSNPGAKIIHDPRLVWNTVDMVTEAGGQAIQCKSGHAFIKERMRSEDAIYGGEMSAHHYFRDFSYCDSGMIPWLLVLEIMGRTGNSLSSLVDQRIALFPASGEINRHVDDAQATIERVRAHYSPQAISEDFTDGVSLEFDQWRFNLRMSNTEPVVRLNVESRGDQALMEAKTAEVLDILGGK; this comes from the coding sequence ATGGAGTTGACCTGTTTTAAAGCCTATGACATTCGTGGACGGCTGCCCGATGAACTCAATGAAGATATTGCCTACCGGATCGGGCGTGCCTATGCGGAGTTTCTCAACCCGCAAAAAGTGATTGTCGGGCGGGACGTGCGCCTGTCCAGCACGTCGTTGTGTGCGGCCTTGGCCAAAGGGTTGACCGAGGCCGGTGTGGATGTGTTCGATATTGGCCTGTGTGGCACCGAAGAGGTCTACTTTGCGACATTCAGCCAGAATATGGACGGTGGCATTATGGTGACAGCCAGCCACAACCCCATGGATTTCAACGGCATGAAGCTGGTTCGCGAGCAGTCCAAGCCGATCAGCAGTGATACCGGTCTCAAAGAGATTCAGGCCATGGTGGCGGCCAACCGTTTTGTCGAGCCGCAACGCCAGGGAACCATCCAGGCGCTGGATGTGACGCAGGAGTATGTAGATCATCTGCTCGGCTACATCGATGTCACTGCCCTGAAGCCGCTCAAAGTGGTGGTCAATGCCGGTAACGGTTGTGCCGGACCGACCATTGATCGTCTGGAGAAATATCTGCCGTTCGAATTCATCAAAATTTACCATGAACCGGACGGTCATTTCCCCAACGGCATCCCCAATCCGATTCTGCCGGAAAACCGTGCTGCGACCGTTGACGCCCTCAAAACCCATAAAGCGGATGTTGGGATTGCCTGGGACGGCGATTTTGATCGCTGCTTTTTCTTTGATGAAACCGGCCGATTTATCGAAGGTTATTACCTGGTCGGCCTGCTCGGATTGGCCCTGTTGCAGAGCAACCCCGGCGCCAAGATTATTCACGATCCACGCTTGGTGTGGAACACCGTTGATATGGTCACCGAAGCTGGTGGCCAGGCGATCCAGTGCAAATCGGGCCATGCGTTCATCAAAGAGAGAATGCGCAGCGAAGATGCGATCTACGGCGGTGAAATGAGCGCCCATCATTACTTCCGCGATTTCTCCTATTGCGACAGCGGTATGATTCCGTGGTTGTTGGTTTTGGAGATCATGGGACGCACCGGCAACAGCTTGTCGAGTCTGGTTGATCAGCGCATCGCACTGTTTCCGGCCAGTGGTGAGATCAACCGTCATGTTGACGATGCTCAGGCCACCATTGAACGGGTTCGTGCCCATTACAGCCCGCAGGCCATCAGCGAAGATTTTACCGACGGTGTCAGCCTTGAGTTTGACCAATGGCGCTTTAACCTGCGCATGTCCAACACCGAGCCGGTGGTGCGTCTTAATGTCGAATCGCGCGGCGATCAGGCGTTGATGGAAGCAAAAACAGCAGAAGTTCTTGATATTCTTGGTGGAAAATAA
- a CDS encoding DUF4126 domain-containing protein — MDQLDQITAVIALSMGAAWASGINLYATILVLGLMGNSGAMVLPETLQIVQEPIVIGASALMYVVEFFADKFPGVDTGWDTIHTFIRIPAGAALAAAATGGVDPSISLAAAIVGGTLTAATHATKAGSRVLINTSPEPVTNWAASLSEDVAVIGGLWVALNHPLVFIGLLIVFILLLVWLLPKLWRGIKKVFAAIGRLFSGKKSPEVAQEPPEIEPPT; from the coding sequence ATGGACCAACTCGATCAGATTACAGCCGTCATTGCTTTGAGCATGGGCGCGGCGTGGGCGAGCGGCATCAATCTCTACGCCACAATTCTGGTGCTGGGACTGATGGGCAATTCCGGCGCCATGGTCCTTCCGGAAACGTTGCAGATTGTTCAGGAGCCCATTGTTATCGGTGCCAGCGCCCTGATGTATGTGGTGGAGTTCTTTGCTGATAAATTCCCCGGCGTGGATACTGGCTGGGACACCATCCACACCTTTATCCGCATTCCGGCCGGCGCCGCTCTGGCCGCAGCAGCCACCGGTGGCGTTGATCCCTCGATCAGTCTGGCCGCTGCGATTGTCGGCGGCACTCTGACGGCGGCGACTCATGCCACCAAGGCCGGTTCGCGGGTGCTGATCAACACATCACCCGAGCCGGTGACCAATTGGGCGGCCTCGCTGAGTGAAGATGTCGCCGTCATCGGTGGACTGTGGGTGGCCCTTAATCACCCCCTGGTGTTCATCGGTCTGCTGATCGTTTTCATCCTGTTGCTGGTCTGGCTGCTGCCGAAACTGTGGCGAGGCATCAAAAAGGTCTTTGCTGCCATCGGCCGATTGTTTTCCGGCAAAAAATCGCCTGAGGTCGCCCAAGAACCACCTGAGATCGAGCCTCCAACCTAA
- a CDS encoding diadenylate cyclase encodes MPKSAFNAIRNSVSSFLGGAKVAFNELEECDQCGEQENDLVINIEIGGVPYHFCAQRGELAFTPTEESFIQEMLTALEGLFSGFSAKGYAAHFRTALLTSLMDIAVARYIRDDRKGVFWTTQNLIQLLKKLSYQRYEGVPATTGFLIYRNQLEELLPLLKKTRYTWLDLGDDRKRINANFFVNPLSYRFVDGLRALYICDIRMNVKGTIRTSSPGPRDSIDQLANRETVSLLEKAGAGAFAVFVNEASEVEVVLDSGKLLVWRHGDWGIFDPDIFRVFLRGYFDKRAIDVLIWSVYALSKSRHGTVILISNEKTDLQELRKGSVGGRDPLSRALIRHVCGTRIGVLKRSGELMRILSSDGLTVINRKGELLDTGVIIDTSKAGDLVTGGGRTTAATAASHYGRVIKVSEDGPIELFHNGQLIYRFG; translated from the coding sequence ATGCCGAAGTCAGCCTTTAATGCCATTCGCAACAGTGTCAGTTCTTTTCTTGGTGGTGCCAAAGTCGCCTTCAATGAACTGGAGGAGTGCGACCAGTGTGGTGAGCAAGAAAACGACCTGGTGATCAACATTGAAATTGGTGGCGTTCCCTACCATTTTTGTGCCCAACGTGGTGAACTGGCATTCACGCCGACCGAGGAGAGTTTTATTCAGGAGATGCTCACGGCGCTCGAGGGGCTGTTCTCCGGATTTTCCGCCAAAGGCTATGCCGCGCATTTCCGCACCGCTCTACTCACGTCGCTGATGGATATTGCCGTCGCCCGCTACATTCGCGATGACCGCAAAGGGGTGTTCTGGACCACCCAAAACCTGATCCAACTGCTGAAAAAGCTCTCTTACCAACGCTACGAAGGCGTTCCGGCCACCACCGGCTTTCTCATCTATCGTAATCAGCTCGAAGAGCTGTTGCCGTTGCTGAAAAAAACCCGCTACACCTGGCTCGATCTGGGGGACGACCGCAAACGGATCAACGCCAACTTTTTTGTCAATCCGCTGTCATACCGTTTTGTCGACGGCCTGCGCGCCCTGTACATCTGCGACATCCGGATGAACGTCAAGGGCACCATCCGTACCAGCAGTCCGGGACCGCGCGACTCCATCGATCAGTTGGCCAACCGCGAAACCGTGTCCTTACTGGAAAAAGCCGGAGCCGGTGCATTTGCCGTTTTCGTCAATGAGGCCTCGGAGGTCGAAGTCGTGCTCGACAGCGGCAAACTGCTGGTGTGGCGTCACGGCGACTGGGGCATTTTCGACCCGGATATTTTCCGCGTCTTTTTGCGCGGCTATTTTGATAAACGCGCCATCGATGTGCTGATCTGGTCAGTGTACGCCCTGTCCAAATCACGCCACGGTACAGTCATCCTAATCAGTAATGAAAAAACCGATCTGCAGGAGCTGCGCAAAGGTTCGGTCGGCGGTCGCGACCCGCTGAGCCGGGCGCTGATCCGCCACGTCTGCGGCACCCGTATCGGCGTGTTGAAACGCTCCGGCGAACTCATGCGCATCCTCTCTTCAGACGGCCTGACGGTCATCAACCGCAAAGGGGAACTGCTCGACACCGGTGTCATCATCGACACCTCCAAAGCCGGCGACCTGGTCACCGGCGGTGGTCGCACCACGGCGGCCACCGCCGCCTCCCATTACGGTCGCGTCATCAAGGTGTCCGAAGACGGTCCCATCGAACTGTTCCACAACGGCCAACTGATTTATCGTTTTGGGTAG
- a CDS encoding ZIP family metal transporter: MTDWFLNLTPVMQALVATLFTWFMTALGASVVIFFKTINRKVLDGMLGAAAGVMIAASFWSLLAPAIEMTENSGGTPWIPATVGFLSGGAFLWLVDKLLPHLHSGFPMSEAEGIKTSWQRSTLLCLAITLHNIPEGLAVGVAFGALAADLPSASLAGAIALAVGIGIQNFPEGSAVSVPLRREGMSRAKSFWYGQLSGTVEPIAGVLGAMAVIWMEPLLPYALSFAAGAMIYVVVEEVIPESQLARNTDLATVGAMCGFAIMMTLDVALG, encoded by the coding sequence ATGACCGATTGGTTTTTGAATTTGACCCCGGTAATGCAGGCATTGGTGGCAACCTTATTTACCTGGTTTATGACCGCACTGGGAGCCAGTGTTGTTATCTTCTTCAAGACTATCAATCGCAAAGTGCTTGACGGGATGCTCGGTGCAGCCGCTGGCGTTATGATTGCGGCCAGTTTCTGGTCGTTGCTTGCCCCGGCCATTGAAATGACGGAAAATTCCGGAGGAACACCGTGGATTCCTGCCACTGTCGGTTTTTTGTCCGGCGGTGCCTTTCTCTGGCTGGTCGATAAGCTCTTGCCTCATTTGCACTCCGGTTTTCCCATGTCCGAAGCCGAAGGGATCAAAACCAGCTGGCAACGCAGCACGCTGCTGTGCCTTGCTATCACGTTGCATAATATTCCTGAGGGTCTCGCTGTCGGCGTGGCCTTTGGCGCATTGGCTGCTGATTTACCTTCAGCCTCTTTGGCCGGAGCCATTGCGTTGGCGGTTGGTATCGGCATTCAGAATTTCCCGGAAGGATCGGCGGTCTCTGTCCCGTTGCGTCGCGAGGGGATGTCACGCGCGAAGAGTTTCTGGTACGGTCAGTTGTCCGGCACGGTCGAACCCATTGCCGGGGTGCTCGGGGCCATGGCTGTTATCTGGATGGAACCGCTGTTGCCCTATGCGCTGTCTTTTGCTGCCGGCGCCATGATCTACGTGGTGGTGGAGGAGGTCATTCCCGAGTCGCAACTGGCGCGTAATACCGACTTGGCTACGGTGGGGGCGATGTGTGGTTTTGCTATCATGATGACGCTGGATGTGGCTTTGGGGTAG
- the fumC gene encoding class II fumarate hydratase gives MTTYRKETDSMGAINVVADRYWGAQTQRSIGNFPIGVSRFQWQRPVIKALGILKKSAARANAELGELPEDLAKLICKAADEVIKGTLDEHFPLVVFQTGSGTQSNMNANEVISNRAIELAGGSMGTKDPVHPNDHVNRGQSSNDTFPTAMHIAVVDQLESVLFPAVTELRDTLAAKAEQFDAIVKVGRTHLQDATPITLGQEISAWVAQIDFGLQAVRESLPGLYDLAIGGTAVGTGLNAHPQFGDKTAAYIAEESGHPFRSADNKFFALSAHDALVHTSAALRTLAGGLMKMANDVRWLASGPRCGIGELVIPENEPGSSIMPGKVNPTQCEAMTMVCTQVFGNDAAVAFAGSQGNFQLNVYKPVMVHNVLESCELLADTCKAFNEHCAVGIEPQQEKISENLDKNLMLVTALNRHIGYDKAAHIAKKAHHEGLTLRQSALALGYVTEEQFAEWIVPLDMTDNRR, from the coding sequence ATGACCACTTATCGCAAAGAAACCGATTCCATGGGTGCCATCAATGTGGTAGCTGACCGTTACTGGGGTGCCCAAACGCAACGCTCCATCGGCAACTTTCCCATCGGCGTCAGCCGTTTCCAATGGCAACGTCCGGTGATCAAGGCGTTAGGCATCCTGAAAAAATCCGCAGCCCGCGCAAATGCCGAACTCGGCGAGTTGCCCGAAGATCTGGCGAAGCTGATTTGCAAAGCAGCCGATGAAGTGATTAAGGGAACTCTGGATGAGCATTTTCCGTTGGTGGTGTTTCAAACCGGTTCCGGTACCCAGTCCAACATGAACGCCAACGAGGTGATCTCCAACCGCGCCATTGAGCTGGCCGGTGGCAGCATGGGGACCAAAGATCCGGTGCATCCTAATGATCACGTCAATCGGGGCCAGTCGTCCAATGACACCTTTCCCACCGCCATGCATATTGCCGTGGTCGACCAACTCGAATCCGTGCTGTTTCCGGCGGTGACCGAGCTGCGTGACACGCTCGCCGCTAAAGCCGAACAGTTTGACGCTATTGTCAAGGTGGGACGCACTCATCTCCAGGATGCCACGCCCATCACCCTTGGTCAGGAGATCAGCGCCTGGGTGGCGCAGATCGATTTCGGCCTGCAGGCGGTGCGTGAGTCGTTACCGGGGCTCTACGATCTGGCCATCGGTGGCACCGCCGTCGGCACCGGCCTCAACGCGCATCCCCAGTTCGGTGATAAAACCGCTGCCTACATCGCTGAAGAGAGCGGTCATCCGTTTCGCAGCGCCGATAATAAATTCTTTGCCCTATCCGCCCACGATGCTCTGGTGCATACCTCAGCGGCCCTGCGCACCCTGGCCGGTGGCCTGATGAAGATGGCCAACGATGTGCGCTGGCTGGCCAGCGGCCCACGCTGTGGGATTGGCGAACTGGTGATCCCGGAAAATGAGCCTGGTTCCTCCATCATGCCCGGCAAGGTTAACCCAACTCAGTGTGAAGCCATGACCATGGTCTGCACCCAGGTGTTCGGTAATGATGCCGCCGTTGCTTTTGCCGGTTCTCAAGGCAATTTTCAACTCAATGTCTACAAGCCGGTGATGGTGCATAACGTTTTGGAAAGTTGTGAACTGCTCGCCGATACCTGTAAGGCTTTCAATGAGCACTGTGCCGTCGGTATTGAACCGCAACAGGAGAAGATCAGTGAAAATCTTGATAAGAACCTGATGCTGGTCACTGCCCTTAACCGCCATATTGGTTACGACAAAGCGGCGCATATCGCCAAAAAAGCTCACCACGAAGGGTTGACCCTGCGCCAATCAGCCCTGGCCCTGGGCTATGTGACCGAAGAGCAGTTTGCCGAGTGGATTGTGCCGTTGGATATGACCGATAACCGTCGTTAA